In one window of Brassica rapa cultivar Chiifu-401-42 chromosome A07, CAAS_Brap_v3.01, whole genome shotgun sequence DNA:
- the LOC103830440 gene encoding amino acid transporter AVT6E has protein sequence MDSSYSVISKNSYVELQKQTKLLPPDEESFVNNNNNGVVVAGSNQGSGISGAVFNLTTSIIGAGIMALPATMKVLGLFLGLLLIVLIAILSEISVELLVRFSSLYKSRSYGEVVQFALGKPARVLSEVCIVVNNGGFLVVYLIIMGDVMSGSLHHVGVLDQWLGNGFWDHRKVLILVVVVVFLAPLCALNKIDSLSVTSAASVALAVVFVVVCFVVAAVKVVEGSVDAPRMSPDFGSKEAVLDLLVVIPIMTNAYVCHFNVQPIYNELEGRTPEKMNRVGRVTTGVCVVVYASTAVSGYLLFGKDTESDVLTNFDQDLGIRFSSAVNYIVRVGYILHLVLVFPVIHFSLRETVDTLLFEGSPPLCESKKRSLGITVVLLALIYIGSTMIPNIWTAFKFTGATSAVSLGFTFPALIALRLGKQSNSLSGVERSVSWLMLVLAVVVSVVGTLGNIYSLRSKSD, from the coding sequence ATGGATAGCAGTTACTCAGTCATCTCCAAAAACTCCTACGTCGAGTTACAGAAACAGACCAAGCTCCTTCCTCCCGACGAAGAAAGCTtcgtcaacaacaacaacaacggtGTCGTCGTCGCCGGATCTAACCAAGGATCCGGCATCTCCGGCGCCGTTTTCAACCTCACCACATCCATAATCGGCGCCGGGATCATGGCATTGCCGGCGACCATGAAAGTCCTCGGCTTGTTCCTAGGGCTCCTCCTCATCGTCCTGATCGCGATCCTCTCCGAGATCAGCGTCGAGCTTCTCGTCAGATTCTCGTCCCTCTACAAGTCCCGATCCTACGGCGAGGTCGTGCAGTTCGCGCTCGGGAAGCCCGCGAGGGTTCTCTCCGAGGTCTGCATCGTCGTCAACAACGGCGGCTTTCTCGTCGTCTACCTCATCATCATGGGTGACGTCATGTCCGGTTCGTTACACCACGTTGGGGTTTTGGATCAGTGGCTAGGGAACGGGTTTTGGGATCACcgtaaagttttgattttggttgTTGTGGTTGTCTTCTTGGCTCCTCTCTGCGCGTTGAACAAGATCGATTCCTTGAGCGTCACGTCAGCTGCTTCAGTGGCGCTCGCTgttgtgtttgttgttgtttgttttgttgtggCCGCGGTTAAGGTTGTTGAAGGGAGTGTTGATGCGCCGAGGATGAGTCCTGATTTTGGATCTAAAGAAGCGGTTTTGGATCTTCTCGTGGTGATACCGATAATGACGAACGCTTACGTTTGTCATTTCAATGTGCAGCCGATTTATAACGAGCTCGAGGGTCGAACGCCTGAGAAGATGAATAGGGTTGGGAGGGTCACGACGGGTGTTTGTGTTGTTGTGTATGCTTCCACTGCTGTGTCTGGTTATCTTCTCTTTGGTAAGGATACGGAGTCAGATGTATTGACTAACTTTGATCAGGATCTTGGCATACGTTTCAGCTCCGCGGTGAACTATATTGTCAGAGTGGGATACATTCTTCATCTTGTTCTCGTCTTTCCCGTGATCCATTTTTCGTTGAGGGAAACGGTGGATACTTTGTTGTTTGAAGGCTCGCCTCCTCTGTGCGAAAGCAAGAAGAGATCTTTGGGGATTACAGTGGTCTTGCTGGCTCTTATTTACATTGGCTCGACGATGATTCCAAATATATGGACTGCGTTTAAATTCACTGGAGCAACGTCGGCGGTTTCGCTTGGTTTTACGTTTCCTGCTCTTATAGCGTTACGGTTAGGGAAGCAGAGTAATTCGTTAAGTGGGGTGGAGAGATCTGTGTCGTGGTTGATGCTAGTCTTGGCGGTTGTGGTTAGTGTTGTGGGAACGCTTGGCAACATTTATAGTCTCAGAAGCAAATCAGATTGA
- the LOC103830441 gene encoding uncharacterized protein LOC103830441, producing the protein MTMDWFSWLSRTNLEDSLIYEYGLSFSHNELEYEDISYFNHEFLQSMGISIAKHRLEILKLARRDKKPSPLTARSISRVLVAIRKTGKCFSEYVRAWIRREESSRALVVVPRSSGNGRWKGALMKRNKRSVTPSSGVKEERLLLTNGTPCRLESFSSSTVLDYGLKEEKGCDVEEEIKWDSMFQNLKPT; encoded by the coding sequence ATGACAATGGATTGGTTCTCATGGCTATCGAGAACGAACCTCGAAGATTCGCTCATCTACGAGTACGGTCTCTCCTTCTCCCACAACGAGCTCGAATACGAAGACATTTCTTACTTCAACCACGAGTTTCTCCAGAGCATGGGTATCTCCATCGCCAAGCACCGCCTCGAGATCCTCAAGCTCGCTCGGAGGGATAAGAAACCGTCTCCGCTCACGGCTCGTTCGATTTCGAGAGTCTTGGTCGCGATTAGGAAGACAGGGAAGTGCTTCTCCGAGTACGTTAGGGCGTGGATCCGACGCGAGGAGTCGTCTCGGGCTCTGGTGGTTGTGCCGAGAAGCAGCGGGAACGGGAGGTGGAAAGGCGCTTTGATGAAGAGGAACAAAAGGTCCGTGACGCCGAGCAGTGGAGTCAAGGAAGAGAGACTTCTGCTGACGAATGGGACTCCGTGTAGGCTCGAGAGCTTCTCGAGTTCCACGGTTTTGGATTACGGTTTGAAAGAGGAGAAAGGTTGTGACGTGGAGGAAGAGATTAAGTGGGATTCAATGTTTCAAAATCTGAAACCCACTTGa
- the LOC103830442 gene encoding protein NUCLEAR FUSION DEFECTIVE 4, with the protein MPKLVEKTGSRPPWVGLAAAVWVQMSAGNASTFPLYSSALKLVLGFNQQQVTLLGVACDLGENMGLLPGYASNKLAPWAMLLIGVSSCFLGYGVLWLSVSQIVNGLPFWLLFIALVVATNSCSWFSTASLVTNMRNFPMSRGSVAGLLKGLTGISGAAFTVLFSVLLHHSASDLLLFLTVGIPVLCLAVMYFVRPCIPATGEDPSEPVYLAFLLGTSILLAAYLVVTTVLSEVYSLPSVLRYVLVAVMVLFLFSPLAVPIKMTLFRSNAQRSLPGSSDNLAKEEGEEPLLITSTSDPNLGALFEEDDDMEILLAEGEGAVKKKRKPRRGEDFKIGQVFVKADFWLLWFVYFLGMGSGVTVSNNLAQIGYAFGIKDTTILLCLFSFFNFIGRLASGAISEHFVKSRTLPRTLWMGAAQLVMVFTFLLFYMAIDHTIYVATALIGIGMGFQFLSIATISELFGLRHFGINYNVILLGNPIGATIFSALLAGYIYDKEAEKQGNPTCVGPDCFRETFLVLAGVCGLGTLLTVILTVRIRPVYQALYASGSFRLQPQSGGH; encoded by the exons ATGCCGAAGCTGGTCGAGAAAACGGGAAGCCGACCACCGTGGGTGGGGCTAGCAGCCGCCGTATGGGTTCAGATGTCGGCGGGAAACGCTTCAACTTTCCCTCTTTACTCCTCCGCTCTCAAATtggttttagggtttaaccAGCAGCAGGTCACGCTCCTCGGCGTGGCTTGTGATCTCGGGGAGAACATGGGTCTCCTCCCAGGGTACGCAAGTAACAAGCTCGCTCCTTGGGCGATGCTTCTCATCGGCGTCTCCTCTTGTTTCCTCGGTTACGGCGTCCTCTGGCTCTCCGTCAGCCAAATCGTTAACGGCTTGCCTTTCTGGCTG CTGTTTATAGCTCTTGTTGTGGCTACAAATAGCTGCTCATGGTTCAGCACAGCGTCTCTTGTAACCAATATGAGGAACTTTCCTATGAGCAGAGGCTCTGTGGCGGGACTTCTCAAAGGCTTAACTGGGATCAGTGGTGCAGCGTTCACCGTCTTGTTCAGCGTCTTGCTTCACCATTCAGCTTCGGATCTGCTTCTGTTTCTCACCGTTGGTATTCCGGTTTTGTGCTTAGCTGTCATGTATTTCGTCCGTCCTTGTATCCCTGCCACCGGTGAAGACCCTTCCGAGCCAGTTTATTTAGCTTTTCTCCTCGGAACAAGTATCCTCCTCGCTGCTTACCTTGTTGTGACGACTGTACTTAGTGAGGTGTATTCACTTCCAAGCGTGCTTAGATACGTTCTTGTGGCTGTCATGGTGTTGTTCTTGTTCTCGCCTCTTGCGGTTCCCATCAAGATGACGCTGTTCCGTTCGAATGCTCAAAGATCTTTACCGGGTTCTTCAGACAATTTAGCTAAAGAGGAAGGTGAGGAACCACTGCTGATAACTTCTACCTCAGATCCAAACCTAGGGGCTCTCttcgaagaagatgatgatatgGAGATACTTCTCGCTGAAGGAGAAGGTGCGgttaagaagaagaggaagcctAGGAGAGGGGAGGATTTCAAGATTGGCCAAGTCTTTGTCAAGGCTGATTTTTGGCTGCTTTGGTTTGTCTATTTCCTAGGCATGGGTTCAGGTGTTACGGTCTCAAACAACTTGGCACAGATCGGGTATGCTTTTGGTATTAAGGATACTACAATACTCCTCTGCCTCTTTAGCTTCTTCAACTTCATAGGCCGTCTCGCCTCAGGTGCCATATCTGAGCACTTTGTCAA GTCAAGAACGCTTCCAAGAACACTGTGGATGGGAGCTGCGCAGCTGGTTATGGTGTTCACATTCCTCCTCTTCTACATGGCCATCGACCACACCATCTACGTGGCGACTGCTCTTATCGGGATAGGCATGGGGTTTCAGTTCTTATCAATCGCCACCATATCGGAGCTCTTTGGTCTTAGACATTTTGGGATCAACTACAACGTGATACTCTTGGGTAACCCGATAGGAGCCACCATATTCTCGGCCCTTCTTGCAGGATACATATACGACAAGGAAGCGGAGAAGCAAGGGAATCCTACCTGCGTTGGTCCTGATTGCTTCAGGGAAACGTTCTTGGTTCTAGCCGGAGTTTGTGGCCTTGGAACTCTGCTGACTGTTATATTGACTGTGAGAATCCGCCCGGTTTATCAAGCTCTCTACGCATCTGGCTCATTTAGGTTGCAGCCACAATCAGGTGGTCATTGA